One window of Gloeothece citriformis PCC 7424 genomic DNA carries:
- a CDS encoding high light inducible protein, with amino-acid sequence MTAKGYTIEERGRLNNYAIEPKVYVDQTQRTGFTEYAEKLNGRLAMIGFVSLVAFEVLTGHGLVEWLANL; translated from the coding sequence ATGACCGCTAAAGGATACACAATCGAAGAGAGAGGAAGATTAAACAACTATGCGATCGAGCCTAAAGTCTATGTAGATCAAACTCAACGGACTGGGTTTACCGAGTATGCAGAGAAATTAAACGGACGTTTAGCGATGATCGGATTTGTTTCATTAGTGGCCTTTGAAGTTCTGACGGGACATGGGTTAGTTGAGTGGTTAGCTAATTTATAA
- a CDS encoding TIGR03279 family radical SAM protein: MSKTRIRPARISKVLPNSIAAELGFEPGDAIVSINSITPRDLIDYQFLCADEFLELEVLDIQGKTHHLEIEKDYDEDLGLEFETALFDGLIQCNNRCPFCFIDQQPPGKRDTLYLKDDDYRLSFLYGSYLTLTNLTEKEWTRIEQMRLSPLFVSVHATEPEIRIRLLKNRQAGKILDHLKWFQDRRLQIHAQVVVCPGINDGEHLEKTLLDLASFHGGDIPAVISAAVVPVGLTRFRPPEDELTSVTEENATEVIARVQQLQTQFRQKLGTNFAWLADEWFLIARQELPPESHYEDYPQIGNGVGSIRQFIKQFHTTAKTLLPASISPEKRLTWVVGNAVEKAFEPLVQQLNQVKGLTVTLAPLKSNYWGQEITVTGLLTGQDLIEGLQGQDLGDSVLLPTVMLKHDEPKFLDDLTVDDVAQQLNIPILTVSDIETLLQQCQN, from the coding sequence ATGAGTAAAACCCGAATTCGTCCGGCTCGAATTAGTAAAGTCTTACCCAATTCTATCGCGGCTGAGTTAGGATTTGAGCCAGGAGATGCTATAGTTTCTATTAATAGTATTACCCCTAGAGATTTAATCGATTATCAATTTCTTTGTGCCGATGAATTTTTAGAACTCGAAGTCCTAGATATCCAAGGAAAAACCCATCATCTTGAAATCGAAAAAGACTATGATGAAGATTTAGGTTTAGAATTTGAAACCGCTTTATTTGATGGTTTAATTCAATGTAATAATCGCTGCCCTTTTTGTTTTATTGATCAACAACCCCCAGGGAAAAGAGACACCCTTTATCTCAAAGATGATGATTATCGTCTTAGTTTTCTCTATGGGAGCTATTTAACTCTCACGAATTTAACCGAGAAAGAATGGACAAGAATTGAACAGATGCGTCTCTCTCCTCTGTTTGTTTCTGTTCATGCTACCGAACCAGAAATCCGCATTCGTCTTTTAAAAAACCGACAAGCCGGCAAAATTTTAGACCACTTAAAATGGTTTCAAGACAGACGCTTACAAATTCATGCTCAAGTCGTCGTCTGTCCAGGGATAAATGATGGAGAACATTTAGAAAAAACCCTATTAGATTTAGCCTCATTTCATGGGGGAGATATTCCGGCGGTTATTTCGGCGGCGGTGGTTCCGGTCGGGTTAACTCGCTTTCGTCCTCCAGAAGATGAATTAACCTCTGTCACCGAAGAAAACGCAACAGAAGTTATTGCTAGAGTTCAACAATTACAAACTCAATTTAGACAGAAACTCGGCACTAATTTTGCTTGGTTGGCGGATGAATGGTTTTTAATTGCTCGACAAGAGTTACCCCCAGAATCCCATTATGAAGACTATCCTCAAATTGGCAATGGAGTCGGGTCTATTCGTCAATTTATTAAACAATTTCACACCACCGCTAAAACTTTATTACCCGCTTCTATTAGCCCAGAAAAACGATTAACTTGGGTCGTAGGCAATGCAGTCGAGAAAGCTTTTGAACCGTTAGTCCAACAATTAAATCAAGTGAAAGGCTTAACCGTAACCTTAGCTCCTTTAAAGAGTAACTATTGGGGACAAGAAATTACCGTCACCGGGTTATTAACTGGACAAGATTTAATAGAAGGATTACAAGGACAAGATCTCGGAGATAGTGTATTATTACCTACCGTGATGCTCAAACATGATGAACCCAAATTTTTAGATGATCTTACCGTAGATGACGTAGCTCAACAGTTAAATATACCCATTTTGACCGTCAGTGACATCGAAAC